One Candidatus Obscuribacterales bacterium DNA window includes the following coding sequences:
- a CDS encoding fasciclin domain-containing protein, with protein MKNRHSLTKQLTAGFIGLGAVFALAACGTPDETATDTAPGDTTATESDMSAEDPTANQPDMPTEDPSAATSSNSVVDVAASDDSFSTLVQAVEAAGLADPLASGGPYTIFAPTNEAFEALPEGTLETLLQSENQDLLAQVLTYHVVPQEVMAADVTTGEVPTVAGPS; from the coding sequence GTGAAAAACCGTCACTCACTCACCAAGCAACTCACAGCCGGATTCATTGGACTAGGCGCAGTCTTTGCCCTAGCTGCTTGTGGAACACCCGATGAAACCGCAACTGACACCGCCCCTGGGGATACAACTGCAACCGAATCTGACATGTCTGCTGAAGACCCAACAGCCAATCAGCCTGATATGCCGACTGAAGACCCAAGCGCAGCAACCTCCAGCAACAGCGTTGTTGATGTAGCTGCTAGCGATGACTCGTTCAGCACCTTGGTACAAGCTGTCGAAGCAGCAGGATTGGCTGATCCCTTAGCATCCGGTGGGCCGTACACCATCTTTGCTCCCACCAACGAAGCGTTTGAAGCGCTACCTGAGGGAACTCTCGAAACCTTGCTTCAATCTGAAAACCAAGATCTTCTAGCTCAAGTGTTGACCTACCATGTGGTTCCCCAGGAAGTCATGGCAGCCGACGTAACCACAGGCGAGGTTCCCACCGTAGCCGGCCCCAGT
- a CDS encoding DUF202 domain-containing protein: MGQPPRSLSNELAKERSRAAAERTLLAWIRTSLSLIGFGFGIDQVVSAIQQSTQSDRFQSTDLVRGLSLAFIAVGVYAILTASIEHHRELQHIQRDDYIYYSRRSGALVVATALFVIGMFAFIALFLGSLL, encoded by the coding sequence ATGGGTCAACCGCCCCGTAGTCTGTCTAATGAGCTGGCCAAGGAGCGCAGTCGTGCTGCTGCAGAACGAACGCTTCTTGCTTGGATCCGCACGTCTCTATCTCTCATTGGTTTTGGGTTTGGAATTGACCAAGTGGTGTCTGCTATTCAACAGTCCACCCAGAGCGATCGCTTTCAATCTACTGACTTGGTGCGTGGCTTAAGCCTGGCCTTTATTGCAGTTGGGGTTTACGCCATCTTAACGGCTTCGATCGAACACCATCGAGAGCTTCAGCATATTCAGCGTGATGACTACATTTACTACTCGCGCCGCTCTGGTGCGTTGGTGGTAGCAACTGCTCTTTTTGTGATCGGTATGTTTGCCTTTATCGCCCTGTTTCTCGGTAGTCTGCTGTGA